DNA from Verrucomicrobiales bacterium:
TCCCCGACACTGGCGGTGATCGCCTTGTCGCCCACGAGCGCGCCGACTGAACCGTTGAATACCACGTAGGTGGGACGCTCATCTACGGCCTTGCTCTGGTCGAACATCTGCAAGCCTTCCTCGCCGTACTTGCCCGCCGTGTAAAAATCGCCCTGCATCACGTAATACTCCTTGTCCACCTTGGGCATCCCGTCCTTCGGCTCCACGAGGATGAGTCCATACATGCCATTGGCGACATGCATGCCGACGGGCGCAGTGGCACAATGGTAAACATATAGGCCGGGATTGATCGCCTTGAAGGTGAATTGCGATTCGTGGCCCGGCGCTGTGAACGACGAAGCTGCGCCGCCGCCCGGCCCGGTGACCGCGTGCAGGTCGATGTTGTGCGGCATTTTACTTGAAGGATGATTGGCCAGGTGGAACTCCACCAAATCGCCTTCACGGATGCGGATGAAACTTCCCGGTACATCGCCACCGAAGGTCCAGAACAAATACTCCACTCCGTCGGCCATCTTCTTCACGACTTCCTTCACCTCGAGCCGCACGATGATCTTGGTGGCGTGCGAGCGCTTGATGGGTGGGGGTACGAAGGGAGGCTGAGTCAGAACAGCGTTTTCCTCGCCCTGAATCGTGGGATCAACCGCTTTGGGACCGGTTTTCTTCACTTCCGATTCAGCGGCCAGTGCCGCTCCGGCGATCCACATCGCGCAGAGCGTGACAGCGATTCGGATGGTTTGCGTTTTCTTTTTCATGATGGGTTGTCGGTTTTTTGGTCCGGCCCGTCTTCCGCCGCATGGCGGGCACGGTTCCATGCTTACGGATATCTTCGGCAGAAATGCCTCCGCCGTCTTTGACCGAGGTCATGTTTGTCATGATTTCGCCACCAGGATTGAGATTGATGCAGGTCAAAGCGCGGACAGGGCAAGACGGGCAACCTCCGTCCATGAAGTTCGATTTTGACGACCGGCCGTTCATCGTGATCTGGGAGGTGACGCGTGCGTGCAGCCTCGCCTGCCGCCATTGCCGAGCCGAAGCGAACCTGACCCAGCATCCACTGGAACTGAACACACAAGAGGCGTTCCGGTTCCTCGAGCAGGTGGCACGCTGCCAACCGAAACTCTTCGTGCTGACAGGCGGCGATCCCATTCGCCGACCCGATCTCCAAACTCTCATCCGTCACGCGACCGATCGAGGGCTGCGCGTGAGCTTGAGTCCCAGTGCGACGCCGGAGTTTGCGGAGGCGGACCTCAACGCGTTCAAGGAGGCGGGAGTCGAACGCATCTCGCTCAGTCTCGACGGCGCAAGCTGCGAAACGCACGACCGTTTTCGCGGCGTCGCAGGCACCTGGAACTGGACCATGGAAGCCATCGCCAACGCCGCGCTGGCTGGCATTCCGATTCAGATCAACACCACTTTTACCCGCCAGAACCTTTGGGAGTTCGACTCGTTTGTCCGCCTGCTCGATGAGATTCGTCCCGCACTCTGGAGCGTCTTTCAACTGGTTCCAACCGGGCGGGGCAAGGTGGACGATCTGTTGACAGGACCGCAGATGGAAGAATTGTTCGAACGGCTGGCTCGTCTGTCCCGCACTGCGCCCTACGACATCAAGACCACCGAAGGCCAGCACTACCGCCGCGTGGTCTTGCAACAAGCACACGGCGCGAAACCTTCTGGAGCGCGCGCGCCGCTCGGCATCAACGACGGCAAGGGCTTCGTCTTCGTCTCGCACATCGGGAACATCCAACCCAGCGGTTTTCTCCCGTTGACCGCTGGCAACGTGCGCAAGGACGAATTGCTCGACGTTTACCGGAACAGCCCGCTCTTCCGCGAGCTGCGCAACCCCAGTTTGCTGAAGGGCAAGTGCGGACGCTGCGAATTCAAAACGATTTGCGGCGGTTCGCGCGCCCGGTCCTATGCGATGACGGGAGATTACCTTGGCGAGGAACCGTTATGTGTCTATCAGCCTCCGCTCCGAACTGCGGAGAGTTCCCAAACGACTGTGGGTTAACATATTCCGGTCCGGATGCGTCCGTAGTCGCTCATGCGGGCGGGGGTCCACGCCG
Protein-coding regions in this window:
- a CDS encoding radical SAM protein: MKFDFDDRPFIVIWEVTRACSLACRHCRAEANLTQHPLELNTQEAFRFLEQVARCQPKLFVLTGGDPIRRPDLQTLIRHATDRGLRVSLSPSATPEFAEADLNAFKEAGVERISLSLDGASCETHDRFRGVAGTWNWTMEAIANAALAGIPIQINTTFTRQNLWEFDSFVRLLDEIRPALWSVFQLVPTGRGKVDDLLTGPQMEELFERLARLSRTAPYDIKTTEGQHYRRVVLQQAHGAKPSGARAPLGINDGKGFVFVSHIGNIQPSGFLPLTAGNVRKDELLDVYRNSPLFRELRNPSLLKGKCGRCEFKTICGGSRARSYAMTGDYLGEEPLCVYQPPLRTAESSQTTVG